The proteins below come from a single Diceros bicornis minor isolate mBicDic1 chromosome 3, mDicBic1.mat.cur, whole genome shotgun sequence genomic window:
- the MACC1 gene encoding metastasis-associated in colon cancer protein 1 isoform X2, with protein sequence MSDKAIQDQFLLASNLQEEYDKKEVKSEGGVVNTRRRPRSKVYHDWKFELEGGKMLTSERGRLWSGGISQSRSEGNLLDTEAQKSSKTCNLTDAFVLHGNDASKAMNPFWNELSASNPFLDDITQLRNNGKRENISILKEDPFLFFREIENGNSFDSSGDEIDVHQLLRQSSSRKSGRSKSVSELLDILDDTAYTHQNIQNSDQILEQDLEWLQNDREAYKMAWLSQRQLARSCLDLSTINQSPGWAQTQVAETMIVCKLNHQGGSVQLPESDITVHVPQGHVAVGEFQEVSLRAFIDPPQMLNHDLSCTVSPLLEIMLGNLNTMEAILLEMKIGAEVRKDPFSQVMTEIVCLQSRGKEGPFKVLNNCYIYKDAIQVKLVDLSQVMYLVIAAQAKATESPDATIWDYIHKTTSIGIYGPKYIHPSFTAIFTVCGHSYMPGKLTICDMKKGGKNTSPVVFHLWGKHSFVLDKPQDLRISVFSRDPDFEVKAEGERKAIKQKQLQAGEVVHQQFLFSLVDSREIHLFVFRVQVEPPNGRTVTQFFITTPDPAPNLKRLSNLPGDLQKEKEIKSTPLLPTVHVKYPTFQDKKLNFTNYGVSLKTVLRQSKIDYLLEYFKGDTVALLGEGKIKAIGQSKVKEWYVGILRGKIGLIHCKNVKVIAKEKVMSMPDSVFTTRNLIEQIALPFKKLTYMYSVVLTMVSEKVYDWKVLAGALGYSHLALEDFDGIQADTESEKVSYVVKKLKEDCHADRNTRKFLYDLIVALLKMDCQGLVAHLIQEAAILTSAVKLGKGWRELAEKLAQLTKQQMEAYEIPHRGKAGDVAVGSISFGKKIHIYFTEMFNYAKVFL encoded by the exons AACTTGCAAGAAGAGTATGACAAAAAAGAAGTCAAAAGTGAAGGAGGTGTGGTTAACACACgaaggagaccaagaagtaaagtTTACCATGACTGGAAGTTTGAACTAGAAG gaGGAAAAATGTTAACCAGTGAAAGAGGACGTCTTTGGTCGGGAGGAATTTCACAAAGTAGGTCTGAAGGAAATTTGCTTGACACGGAAGcccaaaaatcctcaaaaacttGCAATCTTACAG ATGCTTTCGTACTTCATGGCAATGATGCTTCCAAAGCTATGAATCCATTCTGGAATGAACTATCTGCTTCTAACCCATTTTTGGATGACATAACTCAGCTAAGAAATAAcgggaagagagagaatatttcCATCTTGAAGGaagatccttttcttttttttagagaaatagaaaatggaaatTCTTTTGATTCCTCTGGTGATGAAATTGATGTGCATCAATTGCTTAGGcagtcttcctcaaggaaatCTGGAAGATCTAAAAGTGTTTCAGAACTTTTGGACATTTTAGATGACACAGCATATACTCATCAGAATATACAGAACTCTGACCAGATCCTAGAACAAGACTTAGAATGGCTTCAAAATGATCGGGAGGCTTATAAAATGGCTTGGTTAAGTCAACGCCAGCTGGCCCGTTCCTGCCTGGATTTGAGTACAATTAATCAGAGTCCCGGGTGGGCTCAAACACAAGTTGCAGAGACCATGATAGTTTGTAAATTAAACCATCAAGGAGGGTCAGTACAATTACCTGAATCAGATATCACTGTTCATGTGCCCCAAGGCCATGTAGCTGTGGGAGAATTCCAAGAGGTATCTTTAAGGGCTTTTATTGATCCTCCACAAATGCTTAACCATGATCTTTCATGCACTGTAAGCCCACTGTTGGAAATCATGTTAGGCAACCTTAACACAATGGAAGCTATTCTACTGGAGATGAAAATAGGGGCTGAAGTGAGAAAGGATCCTTTCAGCCAAGTCATGACAGAAATAGTGTGTTTACAGAGCCGGGGTAAAGAAGGCCCTTTCAAAGTGTTAAACAACTGCTACATTTATAAAGACGCCATCCAAGTCAAACTAGTAGACTTGAGTCAGGTGATGTATCTAGTGATTGCTGCACAAGCTAAAGCTACTGAGTCACCAGATGCCACCATTTGGGATTATATCCACAAAACCACCTCAATTGGAATTTATGGGCCCAAATATATCCATCCCAGTTTCACTGCTATTTTCACAGTTTGTGGACACAGTTATATGCCAGGAAAGCTTACAATCTGTGATATGAAGAAGGGTGGAAAAAACACATCTCCAGTTGTGTTTCACCTCTGGGGGAAGCATTCTTTTGTTCTTGACAAGCCACAAGATTTAAGGATTTCTGTTTTTTCACGTGATCCTGATTTTGAAGTAAaggcagaaggagaaaggaaagcaatTAAACAAAAGCAGTTGCAAGCAGGTGAAGTAGTTCatcaacaatttttattttccttagttGACTCCAGAGAAATACACTTGTTTGTTTTCCGTGTTCAGGTGGAGCCTCCCAATGGTAGAACAGTTACACAGTTCTTTATCACTACACCTGATCCAGCCCCAAACCTAAAAAGGCTCTCAAATCTGCCAGGTGATttgcagaaggaaaaggaaatcaaGTCTACTCCTTTATTACCAACAGTGCATGTTAAATATCCCACATTTCAagacaaaaaattaaactttaccaACTATGGGGTAAGCCTGAAGACAGTGCTAAGACAAAGCAAGATTGACTACTTACTTGAATATTTCAAAGGGGACACAGTAGCTCTTCTTGGAGAGGGTAAGATAAAAGCCATTGGGCAGTCCAAAGTGAAAGAATGGTATGTGGGAATCCTGAGAGGTAAGATTGGACTTATACATTGCAAAAATGTCAAGGTGATTGCAAAGGAAAAAGTAATGTCTATGCCAGATAGTGTCTTCACAACCCGGAATCTCATTGAGCAAATTGCCCTGCCCTTTAAAAAACTGACTTACATGTATTCAGTTGTATTGACCATGGTGTCAGAAAAAGTTTATGACTGGAAAGTTTTAGCTGGTGCCCTGGGCTACTCACATCTGGCACTGGAAGATTTTGATGGAATACAAGCAGACACAGAATCAGAAAAAGTTTCTTATGTTGTGAAGAAGTTAAAGGAAGATTGCCATGCAGATAGAAATACCAGGAAGTTTCTTTATGACCTTATTGTG GCTCTCCTGAAGATGGATTGCCAAGGCTTAGTAGCACATCTCATCCAAGAGGCTGCTATTCTGACTTCAGCTGTTAAGCTTGGAAAAGGCTGGAGGGAGCTAGCTGAAAAGTTAGCGCAACTCACAAAGCAACAAATGGAGGCATATGAAATTCCTCACCGAGGAAAAGCTGGAGATGTTGCAGTTGGG
- the MACC1 gene encoding metastasis-associated in colon cancer protein 1 isoform X1: MLTSERGRLWSGGISQSRSEGNLLDTEAQKSSKTCNLTDAFVLHGNDASKAMNPFWNELSASNPFLDDITQLRNNGKRENISILKEDPFLFFREIENGNSFDSSGDEIDVHQLLRQSSSRKSGRSKSVSELLDILDDTAYTHQNIQNSDQILEQDLEWLQNDREAYKMAWLSQRQLARSCLDLSTINQSPGWAQTQVAETMIVCKLNHQGGSVQLPESDITVHVPQGHVAVGEFQEVSLRAFIDPPQMLNHDLSCTVSPLLEIMLGNLNTMEAILLEMKIGAEVRKDPFSQVMTEIVCLQSRGKEGPFKVLNNCYIYKDAIQVKLVDLSQVMYLVIAAQAKATESPDATIWDYIHKTTSIGIYGPKYIHPSFTAIFTVCGHSYMPGKLTICDMKKGGKNTSPVVFHLWGKHSFVLDKPQDLRISVFSRDPDFEVKAEGERKAIKQKQLQAGEVVHQQFLFSLVDSREIHLFVFRVQVEPPNGRTVTQFFITTPDPAPNLKRLSNLPGDLQKEKEIKSTPLLPTVHVKYPTFQDKKLNFTNYGVSLKTVLRQSKIDYLLEYFKGDTVALLGEGKIKAIGQSKVKEWYVGILRGKIGLIHCKNVKVIAKEKVMSMPDSVFTTRNLIEQIALPFKKLTYMYSVVLTMVSEKVYDWKVLAGALGYSHLALEDFDGIQADTESEKVSYVVKKLKEDCHADRNTRKFLYDLIVALLKMDCQGLVAHLIQEAAILTSAVKLGKGWRELAEKLAQLTKQQMEAYEIPHRGKAGDVAVGMMWKPAYDFLYTWGAHYGNSYRDVLQDLQSALDRMKNPVTKQWRDLTGALILVNSLEVLRGTAFSTSEEV, from the exons ATGTTAACCAGTGAAAGAGGACGTCTTTGGTCGGGAGGAATTTCACAAAGTAGGTCTGAAGGAAATTTGCTTGACACGGAAGcccaaaaatcctcaaaaacttGCAATCTTACAG ATGCTTTCGTACTTCATGGCAATGATGCTTCCAAAGCTATGAATCCATTCTGGAATGAACTATCTGCTTCTAACCCATTTTTGGATGACATAACTCAGCTAAGAAATAAcgggaagagagagaatatttcCATCTTGAAGGaagatccttttcttttttttagagaaatagaaaatggaaatTCTTTTGATTCCTCTGGTGATGAAATTGATGTGCATCAATTGCTTAGGcagtcttcctcaaggaaatCTGGAAGATCTAAAAGTGTTTCAGAACTTTTGGACATTTTAGATGACACAGCATATACTCATCAGAATATACAGAACTCTGACCAGATCCTAGAACAAGACTTAGAATGGCTTCAAAATGATCGGGAGGCTTATAAAATGGCTTGGTTAAGTCAACGCCAGCTGGCCCGTTCCTGCCTGGATTTGAGTACAATTAATCAGAGTCCCGGGTGGGCTCAAACACAAGTTGCAGAGACCATGATAGTTTGTAAATTAAACCATCAAGGAGGGTCAGTACAATTACCTGAATCAGATATCACTGTTCATGTGCCCCAAGGCCATGTAGCTGTGGGAGAATTCCAAGAGGTATCTTTAAGGGCTTTTATTGATCCTCCACAAATGCTTAACCATGATCTTTCATGCACTGTAAGCCCACTGTTGGAAATCATGTTAGGCAACCTTAACACAATGGAAGCTATTCTACTGGAGATGAAAATAGGGGCTGAAGTGAGAAAGGATCCTTTCAGCCAAGTCATGACAGAAATAGTGTGTTTACAGAGCCGGGGTAAAGAAGGCCCTTTCAAAGTGTTAAACAACTGCTACATTTATAAAGACGCCATCCAAGTCAAACTAGTAGACTTGAGTCAGGTGATGTATCTAGTGATTGCTGCACAAGCTAAAGCTACTGAGTCACCAGATGCCACCATTTGGGATTATATCCACAAAACCACCTCAATTGGAATTTATGGGCCCAAATATATCCATCCCAGTTTCACTGCTATTTTCACAGTTTGTGGACACAGTTATATGCCAGGAAAGCTTACAATCTGTGATATGAAGAAGGGTGGAAAAAACACATCTCCAGTTGTGTTTCACCTCTGGGGGAAGCATTCTTTTGTTCTTGACAAGCCACAAGATTTAAGGATTTCTGTTTTTTCACGTGATCCTGATTTTGAAGTAAaggcagaaggagaaaggaaagcaatTAAACAAAAGCAGTTGCAAGCAGGTGAAGTAGTTCatcaacaatttttattttccttagttGACTCCAGAGAAATACACTTGTTTGTTTTCCGTGTTCAGGTGGAGCCTCCCAATGGTAGAACAGTTACACAGTTCTTTATCACTACACCTGATCCAGCCCCAAACCTAAAAAGGCTCTCAAATCTGCCAGGTGATttgcagaaggaaaaggaaatcaaGTCTACTCCTTTATTACCAACAGTGCATGTTAAATATCCCACATTTCAagacaaaaaattaaactttaccaACTATGGGGTAAGCCTGAAGACAGTGCTAAGACAAAGCAAGATTGACTACTTACTTGAATATTTCAAAGGGGACACAGTAGCTCTTCTTGGAGAGGGTAAGATAAAAGCCATTGGGCAGTCCAAAGTGAAAGAATGGTATGTGGGAATCCTGAGAGGTAAGATTGGACTTATACATTGCAAAAATGTCAAGGTGATTGCAAAGGAAAAAGTAATGTCTATGCCAGATAGTGTCTTCACAACCCGGAATCTCATTGAGCAAATTGCCCTGCCCTTTAAAAAACTGACTTACATGTATTCAGTTGTATTGACCATGGTGTCAGAAAAAGTTTATGACTGGAAAGTTTTAGCTGGTGCCCTGGGCTACTCACATCTGGCACTGGAAGATTTTGATGGAATACAAGCAGACACAGAATCAGAAAAAGTTTCTTATGTTGTGAAGAAGTTAAAGGAAGATTGCCATGCAGATAGAAATACCAGGAAGTTTCTTTATGACCTTATTGTG GCTCTCCTGAAGATGGATTGCCAAGGCTTAGTAGCACATCTCATCCAAGAGGCTGCTATTCTGACTTCAGCTGTTAAGCTTGGAAAAGGCTGGAGGGAGCTAGCTGAAAAGTTAGCGCAACTCACAAAGCAACAAATGGAGGCATATGAAATTCCTCACCGAGGAAAAGCTGGAGATGTTGCAGTTGGG